From the genome of Blastocatellia bacterium, one region includes:
- a CDS encoding SagB family peptide dehydrogenase translates to MNQDTTIAWKYHEATKHSYWSVRTSAHFLDWENQPLPFKIYPELEVIPLPRELPETGVSTFTALGEEIPPPGASKDPIEMRPTLEQLAHILFYSAGITKKKTYPGGEFFFRAAACAGALYPIEVYVVCADLPDLPAGVYHFSPADFGVRRVREGDHRSFLAAAAAHEPSLLWAPVVLVYTAISWRSAWKYRARAYRYHFWDCGMILANAMAAATAWRLPHKLIVGFQDDLVNHLVGVDGEREMSLALLTIGQTAHPLAASDPMPMLPEVRWAVVPLSREEVPYPLIHQMHAASRLHSAADVHAWRAHPLRRGDPEPEAALFPLDSRAPLAPSEESLESVIRRRASTRRFARKPISLSELSTILEYGTRRFPCDAIEDSLNDLYVNAHAVESLPPGAYFFHHRRKALELLKSGDFRRDSRYLCLEQDLGGDASATVFFLADLRTILAHYGNRGYRLAQLEAGIIGGKFYLTAYALRRGATGLTFYDDDVTAFFSPHAEGKSAIFVMALGVAGPRPRW, encoded by the coding sequence ATGAACCAGGACACGACGATCGCGTGGAAATATCACGAGGCGACGAAACATTCCTATTGGAGCGTGCGCACGAGCGCGCACTTCTTGGATTGGGAGAACCAGCCGCTCCCGTTCAAGATCTATCCGGAGTTGGAGGTGATTCCGTTGCCGCGCGAACTGCCGGAGACGGGCGTCTCGACCTTCACCGCTCTGGGAGAGGAAATCCCGCCGCCGGGCGCTTCGAAGGATCCGATCGAGATGCGACCGACGCTCGAACAACTCGCCCACATTCTCTTCTATTCGGCGGGCATCACGAAGAAGAAGACGTATCCCGGTGGAGAATTCTTCTTTCGCGCGGCCGCGTGCGCCGGAGCACTCTATCCGATCGAGGTCTATGTGGTCTGCGCCGATCTGCCGGACCTTCCCGCCGGCGTGTATCATTTCAGCCCTGCGGATTTCGGCGTGCGGCGTGTGCGCGAGGGCGATCACCGGTCGTTCCTAGCGGCGGCGGCTGCGCATGAACCTTCGCTTCTGTGGGCTCCGGTGGTCCTCGTCTACACGGCCATCTCGTGGCGCAGCGCGTGGAAATACCGCGCTCGGGCGTATCGGTATCATTTCTGGGACTGCGGCATGATCTTGGCCAACGCGATGGCGGCAGCTACGGCCTGGCGGCTCCCGCACAAGCTCATCGTGGGATTTCAGGACGACTTGGTCAATCATCTCGTGGGCGTAGATGGAGAGCGCGAGATGAGCCTGGCCCTTCTGACTATAGGACAGACCGCTCACCCCCTCGCGGCGTCGGACCCAATGCCGATGCTGCCGGAGGTGAGGTGGGCCGTCGTTCCGCTCTCGCGCGAGGAAGTCCCATATCCGCTCATTCACCAGATGCACGCGGCATCACGGCTTCATAGCGCTGCGGACGTTCACGCTTGGCGCGCGCATCCGCTGCGACGCGGGGATCCCGAACCAGAAGCCGCGCTCTTCCCTCTTGATTCGAGAGCGCCGTTGGCGCCATCCGAGGAATCGTTGGAATCCGTCATCCGGCGTCGCGCCTCCACGCGGCGCTTCGCCCGCAAGCCGATCTCCCTCTCGGAACTCTCCACGATCCTGGAATATGGGACGAGGAGATTTCCGTGCGATGCCATCGAGGATTCGCTCAACGATCTCTACGTGAACGCGCATGCTGTTGAGTCGCTTCCTCCGGGAGCGTATTTCTTCCACCATCGCCGAAAGGCTCTGGAACTGCTGAAGTCGGGCGATTTCCGCCGTGACTCTCGTTATCTGTGCTTAGAACAGGACCTCGGAGGAGATGCGAGCGCGACCGTCTTCTTCCTCGCCGATCTTCGGACGATCCTCGCGCATTATGGAAATCGAGGCTATCGGCTCGCACAATTGGAAGCCGGAATCATCGGTGGGAAGTTTTATCTGACGGCTTACGCGCTGCGTCGAGGGGCAACGGGTTTGACCTTCTACGACGACGATGTGACGGCGTTCTTCTCACCTCACGCCGAAGGCAAAAGCGCGATCTTCGTGATGGCGCTCGGAGTGGCCGGTCCTCGTCCTCGATGGTAA
- the murQ gene encoding N-acetylmuramic acid 6-phosphate etherase: protein MMEELITEQANPRTRDIDERSTIEILRLMNEEDKLVAEAVGRELERIAAAVEVIVECLRRGGRLFYVGTGTSGRLGVLDAVECPPTFGVAPEKVQAILAGGYDACHRAVEAAEDDPMAGAAAIAERGVTAGDVVVGVTASGRTPFTLGALKAARSLGAITIGIACNPNPEIARVADLTITPVVGPEVIAGSTRLKAGTAQKMVLNMLSTAAMIKLGYTYGNLMSNLQLKNEKLRRRAISILRQEFALSEEEARRRLEETGWELKTLIVMLKTGTALEEARRALEESDFSIKRAIEKLTASA, encoded by the coding sequence ATGATGGAAGAGTTGATCACAGAACAAGCGAACCCTCGCACGCGGGACATTGACGAGCGGAGCACGATAGAGATCCTCCGCCTCATGAACGAGGAGGACAAGCTCGTGGCGGAAGCTGTCGGGCGCGAGTTGGAGCGCATCGCGGCGGCTGTGGAGGTGATTGTGGAATGCCTGCGGCGCGGGGGACGCCTCTTCTATGTCGGGACAGGGACGAGCGGTCGTCTGGGCGTCCTGGACGCCGTCGAATGCCCACCTACGTTCGGCGTGGCTCCGGAGAAAGTTCAAGCGATTCTCGCCGGAGGTTACGACGCTTGCCACCGCGCGGTCGAAGCGGCTGAGGACGACCCGATGGCTGGAGCCGCCGCTATCGCCGAACGGGGAGTGACGGCCGGCGACGTCGTCGTGGGAGTGACCGCGAGCGGACGCACGCCGTTCACCCTGGGCGCATTGAAGGCTGCGCGTTCTCTGGGAGCGATCACTATTGGCATCGCGTGCAACCCGAATCCCGAGATCGCGCGCGTCGCCGATCTGACGATCACGCCCGTTGTCGGTCCCGAGGTGATCGCAGGCTCGACGCGCTTGAAAGCGGGGACGGCCCAGAAGATGGTCCTCAACATGCTCAGCACGGCGGCGATGATCAAGCTCGGCTACACTTACGGCAATCTCATGTCGAACCTGCAACTGAAGAACGAGAAGCTCCGGCGGCGTGCCATCTCGATCCTCCGGCAGGAATTCGCTCTCTCAGAGGAAGAGGCTCGTCGCCGGCTGGAGGAGACCGGATGGGAGCTGAAGACGCTCATCGTGATGCTGAAGACGGGTACTGCTTTGGAAGAGGCGCGGCGCGCTCTGGAAGAAAGCGACTTCTCCATCAAGCGAGCGATCGAGAAGCTCACGGCCTCGGCGTGA
- a CDS encoding MFS transporter, producing MATSARRRWLTRSVLAIGLASLFSDISHEMATTVLPAFLALEIRATPLALGAIEGVADGLASFFKLIGGWWTDRMGRRKPVAISGYAVTTLATASFALATSWPMILLGRALAWMARGWRTPARNALLADTVPQEAYGNAFGFERAMDTVGALVAPVLALSLLTAGASYRHIFALALIPGTLATLAIALFVSEARRPPQPSRTLFTDVRHLPRAFILFLLVAGVFGLGQFAPTLLVLRATELTKSPETAMALYTLFNGVQAASAYAFGALAHRVGSLNLLGASYCGFALVAVGFAYADANMPLLILLFALAGLAVGGIEAMEPTVSAELLPPTVRGTGFGALGAANGLGDLLSSLSVGALWNAYGPGAGFGFAALMNGASVVLLLLWRSRIVPPTREPLTFPH from the coding sequence ATGGCGACGAGCGCTCGCCGAAGATGGTTGACCCGCAGTGTCCTGGCCATTGGATTGGCCAGCCTCTTCTCCGACATCAGCCACGAGATGGCGACGACGGTGCTCCCGGCTTTCCTCGCCCTAGAGATTCGCGCGACACCATTGGCGCTTGGGGCGATCGAGGGAGTCGCCGATGGCTTGGCGAGTTTCTTCAAACTCATCGGGGGATGGTGGACGGATCGAATGGGGCGGCGCAAGCCCGTCGCCATCTCCGGATATGCCGTGACGACGCTGGCGACGGCCAGTTTCGCGCTCGCTACGAGCTGGCCGATGATCCTCCTCGGACGCGCGCTCGCATGGATGGCGCGCGGCTGGCGAACCCCGGCACGCAATGCCTTGCTCGCCGACACGGTCCCGCAGGAAGCCTATGGCAATGCCTTCGGCTTCGAGCGGGCAATGGATACGGTCGGGGCCTTGGTGGCGCCGGTCCTCGCGCTGAGCTTGCTCACAGCAGGAGCGAGCTATCGCCACATCTTCGCCCTCGCCCTCATTCCCGGAACACTGGCCACGCTCGCCATCGCTCTTTTCGTCTCCGAAGCGAGACGTCCGCCGCAGCCCTCGCGAACCCTCTTCACCGACGTGCGGCACTTGCCGCGTGCGTTCATCCTTTTCCTTCTCGTCGCCGGCGTGTTCGGACTCGGACAGTTCGCGCCGACGCTTCTCGTGCTCCGCGCGACAGAGTTGACAAAAAGCCCAGAGACGGCCATGGCTCTGTACACGCTCTTCAACGGGGTGCAGGCCGCTAGTGCCTATGCCTTCGGTGCTTTGGCCCACCGCGTGGGAAGCCTCAATCTGCTGGGCGCGAGTTACTGCGGCTTCGCCCTAGTCGCGGTGGGATTCGCGTACGCAGACGCGAACATGCCGCTCCTGATCCTGCTATTCGCCCTCGCCGGTTTGGCCGTCGGCGGCATCGAAGCCATGGAACCGACCGTATCGGCCGAATTGCTACCGCCAACCGTTCGTGGCACCGGATTCGGCGCCCTCGGAGCCGCTAATGGGCTCGGTGACTTGCTTTCCAGCCTCTCGGTGGGAGCGCTGTGGAACGCTTATGGACCGGGAGCGGGCTTTGGTTTTGCTGCTCTCATGAACGGTGCGAGCGTCGTTCTGCTATTGCTGTGGCGATCGCGAATAGTTCCTCCGACACGAGAGCCGCTCACGTTCCCTCACTGA
- a CDS encoding HAD-IA family hydrolase, translating into MAKPDFVFLDAGGTLIHTPRLEEIIARACAQQGEWIEHGALGEAVRRALERMHPPRPTSLDLQAYRQWWWRFVHLALAEAGFRGDPERVAWRLWEEYRSGRWFRLFPDTIEALECFRSAGCRLGVLSNWDDTLETFLVQLGIREYFECVISSYRAGVEKPDPEIFAYALRLVGVEAARAWHVGDDLVFDYLGALAAGVRPVLVDYSGKLAEAASSVVCPIVRTLSEAARVILSEGT; encoded by the coding sequence ATGGCGAAACCGGACTTCGTCTTCTTGGACGCTGGTGGGACATTGATTCACACGCCGCGTCTGGAGGAGATCATCGCTCGCGCATGCGCGCAACAGGGGGAATGGATCGAGCATGGTGCGCTCGGTGAGGCCGTTCGGCGCGCGCTCGAACGCATGCATCCACCGCGTCCGACCTCGCTCGATCTCCAAGCGTATCGGCAATGGTGGTGGCGGTTCGTACACCTGGCGCTTGCGGAAGCGGGCTTTCGCGGCGATCCCGAACGCGTGGCCTGGCGGCTGTGGGAAGAATATCGCTCGGGACGATGGTTTCGGCTCTTTCCGGATACGATCGAGGCGCTCGAATGTTTCCGTTCCGCCGGATGTCGGCTCGGCGTCCTCTCGAATTGGGATGACACGCTGGAGACGTTTCTCGTTCAGCTCGGCATTCGCGAATATTTCGAATGCGTGATCTCGTCGTACCGAGCGGGAGTCGAGAAGCCCGATCCAGAGATCTTCGCCTATGCACTGCGCTTAGTGGGCGTCGAGGCGGCGCGGGCGTGGCACGTCGGGGATGATCTCGTGTTCGATTATCTTGGCGCTTTGGCAGCCGGTGTGCGCCCCGTGCTCGTGGATTATTCGGGGAAGCTCGCCGAGGCTGCTTCTTCTGTCGTATGTCCCATCGTGCGCACGCTGAGCGAAGCCGCTCGCGTGATCCTCAGTGAGGGAACGTGA
- a CDS encoding PQQ-dependent sugar dehydrogenase gives MRIWARWFAFVVMWGILVLLPPSSGCLKRESVPPQDVRVEVVAQGLQVPWAIDFAPDGRLFVTERPGRIRVIREGGLQAEPWAQLPVAHEGEGGLLGLALDPNFAQNGFVYVYYTYREGNRLWNRVVRLVERGGRGVDPVVLLDRIPGSAIHDGGRIKFGPDGKLYITTGDANLPSSAQDVTSLAGKILRLNPDGSIPADNPFPNSPVWSYGHRNPQGLAWHPLTGALFSTEHGPSGLPPNCCHDEVNLIEPGRNYGWPHVFGAARDPRFVDPIFESGLDTWAPSGATFYAGDRLPEEWRGRFFFAALRGQHLQRVTLRAPDFRSVERAEKLFVGDFGRLRDVVQGPDGFLYVTTSNRDGRGLPRAGDDRVLRIVPAR, from the coding sequence ATGAGGATTTGGGCGAGATGGTTCGCGTTCGTGGTGATGTGGGGCATTCTCGTGCTGCTGCCGCCGTCCTCTGGGTGTCTGAAACGGGAGTCCGTCCCACCTCAAGATGTTCGGGTCGAAGTTGTCGCGCAGGGATTGCAGGTGCCTTGGGCCATAGATTTCGCTCCGGATGGGCGCCTCTTCGTGACGGAGCGCCCCGGGCGCATCCGCGTGATCCGCGAGGGAGGGCTCCAGGCGGAGCCGTGGGCGCAACTTCCCGTCGCGCACGAAGGCGAGGGGGGATTGCTCGGACTCGCCCTCGATCCGAATTTCGCACAGAACGGGTTCGTCTACGTTTACTACACCTATCGAGAGGGAAATCGGCTGTGGAATCGCGTCGTGCGGCTCGTGGAGCGTGGAGGGCGAGGCGTTGATCCCGTCGTTCTCTTGGATCGCATCCCGGGGAGCGCGATTCATGACGGCGGGCGCATTAAGTTCGGACCAGATGGGAAGCTCTACATTACGACGGGTGATGCCAATCTGCCGTCGTCGGCACAGGATGTGACATCTTTGGCGGGGAAGATCTTGCGCCTCAATCCCGACGGTTCGATCCCGGCGGACAATCCGTTCCCGAACTCTCCCGTATGGAGCTACGGGCATCGGAATCCGCAGGGCTTAGCCTGGCATCCGCTCACGGGCGCGCTCTTCAGTACGGAGCATGGGCCGTCGGGATTACCGCCCAACTGTTGCCATGACGAGGTGAATCTGATCGAGCCGGGGCGGAATTACGGCTGGCCGCACGTCTTCGGCGCGGCTCGGGATCCTCGGTTCGTTGACCCCATCTTCGAGTCGGGCTTGGACACGTGGGCTCCCTCAGGCGCGACGTTCTATGCTGGGGATCGCTTGCCGGAGGAGTGGCGCGGGCGCTTCTTCTTCGCCGCATTGCGCGGGCAGCACTTGCAGCGGGTGACGCTGCGGGCGCCGGATTTCCGCAGTGTGGAGCGAGCGGAGAAGCTCTTCGTGGGGGATTTCGGGCGATTGCGCGATGTCGTTCAAGGCCCCGACGGATTTTTGTACGTGACGACGAGCAATCGCGATGGGCGAGGCCTGCCACGCGCGGGTGATGATCGCGTGCTGCGCATCGTTCCGGCTCGGTGA
- a CDS encoding biotin--[acetyl-CoA-carboxylase] ligase, translated as MAVLCGIAGMLRETVYRYDSVTSTNDVARELAEAGAEEGTTVVAAEQTAGRGRYARRWHSPKGEGLYHSIVLRPPVPPSRAPLLGFVAAVALAETMREEYSVLADIKWPNDVMIGGRKVAGILLELETEDDRVKYVILGVGVNINQASFPQEIADVATSLRRETGMTYDVERFRQRFFARLQRWYEIWKAEGETRILQRYERLSSYVRGQHVNVLCGERRVRGRSCGLTPIGALRVETEDGRQEIILTGEVTKVEVVG; from the coding sequence GTGGCAGTATTGTGTGGCATTGCGGGTATGCTGCGGGAGACCGTCTATCGGTATGACTCCGTCACATCCACCAACGACGTGGCGCGCGAGCTGGCCGAGGCGGGAGCTGAGGAAGGGACAACAGTTGTGGCCGCCGAACAGACAGCCGGGCGGGGACGATATGCGCGGCGTTGGCATTCTCCAAAGGGGGAAGGGTTGTATCACTCGATCGTCTTGCGTCCTCCGGTCCCTCCATCGCGCGCCCCGCTGCTGGGGTTCGTTGCCGCCGTTGCGCTCGCTGAGACCATGCGCGAGGAGTATAGCGTCTTGGCGGACATTAAGTGGCCGAACGACGTGATGATCGGCGGACGAAAGGTCGCGGGGATTCTCCTGGAGCTGGAGACCGAGGACGATCGCGTGAAGTATGTGATTCTCGGCGTCGGGGTCAACATCAATCAAGCCAGCTTCCCCCAAGAGATCGCCGATGTGGCGACCTCGTTGCGTCGCGAGACGGGCATGACCTACGATGTGGAGCGATTTCGACAGCGGTTCTTCGCTCGACTACAGCGGTGGTACGAGATCTGGAAAGCAGAAGGGGAGACGCGCATCCTTCAACGCTATGAGCGACTCTCCAGCTACGTGCGGGGTCAGCACGTGAATGTGCTCTGTGGCGAGCGGCGCGTGCGCGGGCGAAGCTGTGGGCTGACGCCGATAGGCGCGTTGCGCGTAGAGACCGAGGATGGCCGTCAGGAAATCATTCTCACTGGCGAGGTGACGAAGGTGGAAGTCGTCGGCTGA
- a CDS encoding cation diffusion facilitator family transporter codes for MRKEKWQEQALKRSPLSSSRYREDVQRVLRRVLVLNVAVVLGKLLIGWRANSLSIVSDAVHSSVDAMNNIVGLIIIRYATAAPDAGHPYGHRKIESLAAFALGGALLVTCVEIISRAIERLQDPSRIRVHIEPLTLAVLIGTIVVNVAVFIYERRKGHALGSPFLLADALHTRSDILVSGALLVGLMFIRWKMPILDPLLALAISALIAASGWQIFARTVPILIDAAPVSAERVEAIVRGVPGVKQVRAIRSRSDGERIFLDLVLVLNPEDVRTAHEITERVEERLCEALGPCQVTIHMEPS; via the coding sequence GTGCGGAAAGAGAAGTGGCAAGAGCAGGCGTTGAAGCGTTCCCCCCTCTCCTCATCCCGCTATCGCGAGGACGTCCAACGCGTTCTCCGTCGCGTCCTCGTCTTGAACGTGGCCGTCGTCCTGGGGAAGCTCCTCATCGGCTGGCGCGCGAACTCACTCAGCATCGTGAGCGATGCCGTGCATTCTTCCGTGGACGCGATGAACAACATCGTGGGCTTGATCATCATCCGCTACGCGACGGCGGCTCCCGATGCCGGCCATCCCTACGGCCATCGGAAGATCGAATCGCTGGCCGCCTTCGCCCTCGGAGGCGCCCTCCTGGTCACCTGCGTCGAGATCATCAGCCGGGCGATAGAGCGTCTACAAGATCCTTCGCGGATTCGCGTCCACATTGAGCCCCTGACCCTCGCGGTTTTGATCGGGACGATCGTCGTCAATGTGGCCGTCTTCATCTACGAACGCCGAAAGGGACACGCGCTCGGGAGCCCGTTCCTGCTGGCTGATGCTCTTCATACGCGGAGCGACATCCTGGTGAGCGGAGCGCTGCTTGTCGGCCTCATGTTCATCCGATGGAAGATGCCGATCTTGGATCCGCTCTTGGCGCTCGCCATCTCGGCCTTGATTGCCGCCAGCGGTTGGCAGATCTTCGCCCGCACGGTCCCCATCCTCATTGACGCCGCGCCGGTCTCCGCCGAGCGAGTGGAAGCGATCGTCCGAGGCGTGCCCGGCGTCAAGCAGGTCCGCGCTATTCGCTCGCGCAGCGATGGGGAACGCATTTTCCTGGACCTCGTGCTCGTGCTCAATCCGGAGGACGTGCGAACGGCCCACGAGATCACCGAACGGGTCGAAGAGCGGCTGTGCGAGGCTCTCGGTCCCTGTCAGGTCACGATCCACATGGAGCCTTCATGA
- a CDS encoding GNAT family N-acetyltransferase: MTIVIRDLESIAELRAVEQLQRDVWGFADLDVVPSSHLRAAQKVGGILIGAFDGERLIGFVYGFLGLEHGQLTVHSHMLAVRPEYQGQNIGFLLKRAQRERALECGIRRISWTFDPLQARNAYFNFAKLGVYADRYEVDFYGEASSSFLHQGLGTDRLWVSWPIASARVAERLERVERGAREGTSASWRQWPIANPRSATSEFPTEGEPVALARGEPILVEIPLDINALKARNLEAARRWRESVQRVFLRAFEVGYIAEEFFRVEEEGRGFYLLTRTDPAAWS; encoded by the coding sequence ATGACGATCGTGATTCGGGACCTGGAGAGCATCGCCGAACTGCGGGCCGTCGAGCAGTTGCAACGCGACGTATGGGGATTCGCCGATCTGGACGTCGTGCCCAGCTCGCATCTGCGAGCGGCGCAGAAGGTTGGCGGTATCCTCATCGGCGCCTTCGACGGCGAACGCTTGATCGGTTTCGTCTACGGGTTCTTGGGTCTGGAGCATGGGCAGCTCACCGTGCATTCGCACATGTTGGCCGTCAGACCCGAATACCAAGGGCAGAATATCGGTTTCCTCCTCAAGCGGGCGCAGCGCGAGCGCGCTTTGGAATGCGGGATTCGACGCATCAGTTGGACGTTCGATCCGCTTCAAGCCCGCAATGCCTATTTCAACTTCGCCAAGCTCGGCGTCTACGCCGATCGGTACGAGGTGGATTTCTACGGGGAGGCCAGCTCGAGTTTCCTCCATCAAGGGTTGGGGACGGATCGGCTGTGGGTCAGTTGGCCCATTGCGAGCGCGCGCGTGGCCGAGAGGTTGGAGCGCGTAGAACGCGGCGCGCGCGAGGGGACGTCGGCTTCGTGGCGTCAGTGGCCGATTGCGAACCCGCGCTCGGCCACATCGGAATTCCCCACAGAGGGAGAGCCCGTGGCTCTGGCGCGCGGCGAGCCGATTCTGGTGGAGATCCCATTGGACATCAACGCGCTGAAGGCGCGCAATCTGGAGGCAGCGCGCCGATGGCGGGAGAGCGTTCAGCGCGTCTTCCTCCGGGCATTCGAAGTCGGGTATATCGCCGAGGAGTTCTTCCGCGTTGAGGAAGAGGGACGCGGCTTCTATCTCCTCACGCGCACCGATCCGGCCGCGTGGTCATGA
- the xerC gene encoding tyrosine recombinase XerC — MQEYIDAFLDHLKYERNVSEHTLRNYRIDLLQFYDHLAPADEQGNRRAVDVRQIDHITIREFLASLHAKQKKKSSIARKLATLRSFFKYLCREHVLEMNPASLVATPRLERKLPKFLSVEEVFRFLELPDTDTVLGKRDRAILELLYATGMRVSELVNLNIDDVDFKHRSIRVRGKGRRERIVPFGRKALEALEAYLGVRGQLLLQASEEERDPRALFLNYQGTRITTRSVGRIIARYAKMCADIPLRISPHSLRHSCATHLLNAGADLRAIQELLGHARLTTTQIYTHVSADKLIEVYDKAHPKAR, encoded by the coding sequence ATGCAAGAGTACATTGATGCCTTTCTCGACCATCTCAAGTACGAGCGGAACGTCTCCGAACACACGTTGCGCAACTATCGCATTGACCTCTTGCAATTCTACGACCATTTGGCGCCCGCCGATGAGCAGGGGAATCGCCGCGCGGTGGACGTGCGCCAGATTGATCATATCACCATTCGGGAGTTCCTCGCCTCGCTCCATGCGAAGCAGAAGAAGAAGAGTTCGATCGCACGAAAGCTGGCGACGCTGCGGAGCTTCTTCAAATACCTGTGCCGCGAACACGTCCTGGAGATGAATCCGGCGAGCCTTGTGGCCACGCCTCGGCTGGAACGGAAGCTGCCGAAGTTCCTCTCGGTCGAAGAAGTCTTCCGGTTCTTAGAGCTTCCCGATACGGACACCGTTCTCGGCAAGCGGGATCGAGCCATCTTGGAGCTGCTCTATGCGACGGGCATGCGGGTGAGCGAGCTGGTCAATTTGAATATCGACGATGTGGATTTCAAACACCGCTCGATCCGCGTGCGCGGCAAGGGACGACGGGAGCGCATCGTGCCGTTCGGGCGGAAGGCGCTGGAGGCCTTGGAAGCGTATTTGGGCGTGCGGGGCCAACTCTTGCTTCAAGCGTCGGAGGAGGAGCGCGATCCGCGGGCGCTATTCCTGAACTACCAAGGGACGCGCATCACGACGCGCAGCGTCGGGCGAATCATCGCGCGATATGCGAAGATGTGCGCCGACATCCCGCTCCGCATCAGCCCGCACAGCTTGCGCCATTCTTGCGCCACGCATCTGTTGAACGCGGGAGCCGATCTGCGGGCGATTCAGGAGTTGCTCGGTCACGCCCGATTGACGACCACGCAGATTTACACGCACGTCTCTGCGGACAAGCTGATCGAGGTGTACGATAAGGCGCATCCGAAAGCGCGCTGA
- a CDS encoding VWA domain-containing protein produces the protein MRGATRALRIGLALAAIGLALDPRIMLGGALEDTQARRVRPGHRPQPPESEKPSVPLPQEPTSPEIISLHSDLVLVTVGVLGPRGEWVTGLGPDDFEILEDGVPQQIAFFSGEAALPLRLVVLVDTSLSVKNRLEFEKQAVARFFRSVMRPRDLAALISVSTEPVLRQNFTEDVAQLVSAVRGLKAEGATALYDALVVAAEHLATIEGRRAIVILSDGRDTVSRATLGQALRRVQEVGATVYAINVDEPLSANVRDLIGETSLELLARQTGGEVFSPTQVEELDPIFARLVEQLRTQYVLGFYSTNEARDGAFRRLTVRVKRDGVIARARAGYYAPRR, from the coding sequence ATGAGAGGTGCGACTCGCGCATTGAGAATCGGTCTCGCTCTCGCCGCGATCGGGCTCGCTCTGGACCCCAGGATCATGCTGGGGGGGGCGCTTGAGGACACGCAGGCTCGGCGCGTCCGACCTGGGCATCGTCCTCAGCCGCCAGAGTCCGAGAAGCCGTCGGTCCCCCTTCCGCAGGAGCCCACGTCGCCGGAGATCATCTCGCTGCATTCGGATCTGGTGCTCGTCACGGTGGGCGTCCTCGGGCCGCGCGGAGAATGGGTCACGGGATTGGGACCGGACGACTTCGAGATCTTGGAAGACGGCGTGCCGCAGCAGATCGCGTTCTTCAGCGGCGAGGCGGCTCTGCCGCTTCGTCTGGTCGTCCTCGTGGATACGAGCCTGAGCGTCAAGAATCGGCTCGAGTTCGAGAAGCAAGCCGTCGCGCGTTTCTTCCGTTCCGTCATGCGCCCGCGCGATTTGGCGGCGCTCATCTCCGTGAGCACGGAGCCCGTCTTGCGGCAGAACTTCACCGAGGACGTCGCGCAACTGGTGAGCGCCGTCCGGGGCCTCAAGGCTGAGGGGGCGACGGCTCTCTACGATGCTCTCGTGGTGGCGGCGGAGCATTTGGCGACGATCGAAGGGCGACGCGCCATCGTCATTCTCTCCGACGGGCGGGATACGGTCAGTCGCGCGACGCTCGGTCAAGCGCTCCGTCGCGTGCAAGAGGTGGGAGCGACCGTCTATGCCATCAACGTGGACGAGCCCCTCTCAGCGAACGTTCGCGACTTGATCGGCGAGACGTCCCTGGAGCTGCTGGCGCGGCAGACGGGTGGCGAAGTCTTCTCGCCGACGCAGGTGGAGGAGTTGGATCCGATCTTCGCTCGGCTCGTCGAACAGTTGCGGACGCAATATGTCCTGGGCTTTTACAGCACGAATGAGGCGCGCGATGGTGCCTTTCGCCGATTGACCGTGCGCGTCAAGCGCGATGGAGTCATCGCTCGCGCGCGAGCGGGCTATTATGCCCCGCGGCGGTGA